The following are encoded together in the Argopecten irradians isolate NY chromosome 5, Ai_NY, whole genome shotgun sequence genome:
- the LOC138323872 gene encoding sodium/calcium exchanger 3-like isoform X1: protein MSCDIYNYKCSDKGLILPLTNEYTWTIGFRAFIYIVGLLYSFMGVSIIADIFMQAIETITSRTAKIKMPDASNDTGYTEVEVKTWNGTVSNLTLMALGSSAPEILLSIIEIVGNGFQSGALGPSTIVGSAAFNLMCITGVCVLSIPEGLNRRIKHVKVFAVTSIFSVFAYVWLAIILLVITPDFIDLWEAIVTLLLFPIMVILAYIADKDYCGKKPIDDESKFLDTDFRDGGVHLKSCEEENLLDGDHADKHVIIEILRRLKKQDASPDEMARLTSHLMEQNQSHGRGWYRINAIRNLSGGTKLTTPMTEKTSELLETLLIEDQMGSTASFTSLSDGGAKSIVEFAAPSTAVFEKDGHARITVMRHGNLKRRVLFRVETIDGTAVEGEDYISYKETLVFEPNETEKHIDLQIIDDNIWEPDEVFFGRITIESDQQATAVVGRRAITQIVILNDDDPGVIEFEHPSFLFKESVGTALVPVTRIDGADGKVSVKWRTKDMTAIHGRDYENTEGTLTFDHGERAKFIEIQINDDKEFEKDENFEINLSETTGGAKLGKLKRTVVTIVNDDEFTGLVSRITNLTNANLDALRLQKQTWGQQFVEAMNVNGGDLETATTFDYVMHFLTFGWKLIFACVPPATIWGGWFCFVVALIMIGILTAFIGDLAAIFGCLIGLDDSVVAITFVALGTSLPDLFASRTAALNEKYADTAIGNVTGSNGVNVFLGLGLPWSMAAIYWAARGTTFEVPAGSLGFSVVVFTICSLLTIFFLLIRRNVGIFGKAELGGPKVPKILSGVYFIVVWILYVLLVSLNVYEYIPGF from the exons ATGTCGTGTGACATATATAACTACAAGTGCTCAGACAAGGGCCTTATTTTGCCCCTCACAAACGAGTACACATGGACTATCGGCTTCAGGGCGTTCATCTACATTGTCGGTCTTCTCTACAGCTTCATGGGGGTGTCCATCATCGCAGACATCTTCATGCAGGCTATCGAGACCATCACAAGTCGCACGGCCAAAATCAAAATGCCGGACGCTTCAAACGATACCGGATATACTGAGGTTGAAGTGAAAACATGGAACGGCACCGTATCCAATCTTACTCTTATGGCGCTTGGTTCCAGCGCACCAGAAATCCTGTTATCCATCATTGAAATTGTTGGAAACGGGTTTCAGTCGGGAGCGTTGGGTCCTAGTACTATCGTGGGTTCTGCTGCTTTCAACTTGATGTGTATCACAGGGGTTTGTGTTCTCAGCATCCCTGAAGGTCTGAACAGACGTATTAAACACGTGAAGGTGTTCGCTGTAACGTCCATATTTAGTGTTTTTGCCTATGTTTGGCTCGCCATCATTTTGCTCGTTATTACGCCCGATTTCATCGACTTGTGGGAGGCAATCGTGACATTGCTGCTCTTCCCTATAATGGTCATCCTCGCATACATCGCCGATAAGGACTACTGTGGCAAAAAACCTATTGATGACGAGAGCAAATTTCTTGACACAG ATTTCAGGGATGGAGGAGTTCACCTGAAAAGTTGTG AAGAGGAAAACTTACTAGATGGAGATCATGCTGACAAACATGTCATCATCGAAATTCTCAGG AGACTAAAGAAACAGGATGCGTCTCCAGATGAAATGGCCAGACTAACATCTCACCTAATGGAACAGAACCAATCCCACGGCCGTGGCTGGTACAGGATCAACGCCATCAGAAACCTCTCCGGTGGGACGAAACTGACCACTCCGATGACCGAAAAGACAAGCGAG CTCCTTGAGACGCTACTGATCGAGGATCAGATGGGATCCACTGCATCCTTCACCTCGCTGAGTGACGGCGGTGCTAAATCCATCGTCGAGTTTGCAGCACCATCTACAGCAGTGTTTGAGAAAGATGGCCATGCTCGTATAACTGTGATGCGACATGGCAATCTGAAAAGACGTGTATTGTTCAG AGTGGAGACTATTGACGGTACCGCCGTAGAGGGAGAAGACTACATTTCCTATAAAGAGACACTGGTGTTTGAGCCCAACGAGACAGAGAAACACATCGACCTACAGATCATAGACGACAATATCTGGGAGCCTGATGAGGTGTTCTTTGGCAGGATTACCATTGAGTCTGACCAGCAGGCAACCGCAGTTGTTGGAAGAAGGGCGATAACTCAAATTGTTATTCTCAACGATGATG ATCCGGGAGTAATAGAGTTTGAGCACCCAAGTTTCCTGTTCAAGGAAAGTGTCGGCACAGCTCTTGTTCCGGTCACTAGGATAGATGGCGCTGATGGCAAGGTGTCAGTCAAATGGCGCACGAAAGACATGACGGCTATCCATGGACGAGACTACGAGAACACCGAAGGAACACTCACATTCGATCACGGCGAGAGGGCAAAGTTCATAGAAATCCAGATTAACGACGACAAG GAATTCGAGAAAGATGAAAACTTCGAAATAAATCTGTCTGAAACAACGGGTGGAGCAAAATTGGGGAAGCTGAAGAGGACCGTGGTTACAATCGTAAATGACGATG AATTCACTGGTCTTGTTAGTCGAATCACCAACCTGACCAATGCCAACTTGGATGCTCTTCGGCTGCAGAAACAAACCTGGGGCCAGCAGTTTGTTGAGGCCATGAACGTAAATGGCGGAGATCTGGAAACCGCAACAACATTCGACTATGTCATGCACTTTTTAACTTTTGGCTGGAAG CTTATTTTCGCCTGTGTGCCACCTGCCACAATCTGGGGAGGCTGGTTCTGCTTCGTCGTTGCGTTGATTATGATTGGAATTCTCACAGCTTTCATCGGAGATTTGGCCGCCATTTTTGGCTGTCTCATCGGCTTGGATGACAGCGTCGTCGCCATCACCTTCGTTGCCCTAGGAACGAGTTTACCCGATCTGTTCGCCAGTAGGACAGCTGCACTGAATGAGAAATATGCAGACACAGCCATTGGGAACGTGACCGGAAGTAATGGAGTGAACGTGTTCTTGGGTCTCGGTCTGCCTTGGTCAATGGCTGCTATTTACTGGGCAGCAAGG
- the LOC138323872 gene encoding sodium/calcium exchanger 3-like isoform X2, with product MSCDIYNYKCSDKGLILPLTNEYTWTIGFRAFIYIVGLLYSFMGVSIIADIFMQAIETITSRTAKIKMPDASNDTGYTEVEVKTWNGTVSNLTLMALGSSAPEILLSIIEIVGNGFQSGALGPSTIVGSAAFNLMCITGVCVLSIPEGLNRRIKHVKVFAVTSIFSVFAYVWLAIILLVITPDFIDLWEAIVTLLLFPIMVILAYIADKDYCGKKPIDDESKFLDTEEENLLDGDHADKHVIIEILRRLKKQDASPDEMARLTSHLMEQNQSHGRGWYRINAIRNLSGGTKLTTPMTEKTSELLETLLIEDQMGSTASFTSLSDGGAKSIVEFAAPSTAVFEKDGHARITVMRHGNLKRRVLFRVETIDGTAVEGEDYISYKETLVFEPNETEKHIDLQIIDDNIWEPDEVFFGRITIESDQQATAVVGRRAITQIVILNDDDPGVIEFEHPSFLFKESVGTALVPVTRIDGADGKVSVKWRTKDMTAIHGRDYENTEGTLTFDHGERAKFIEIQINDDKEFEKDENFEINLSETTGGAKLGKLKRTVVTIVNDDEFTGLVSRITNLTNANLDALRLQKQTWGQQFVEAMNVNGGDLETATTFDYVMHFLTFGWKLIFACVPPATIWGGWFCFVVALIMIGILTAFIGDLAAIFGCLIGLDDSVVAITFVALGTSLPDLFASRTAALNEKYADTAIGNVTGSNGVNVFLGLGLPWSMAAIYWAARGTTFEVPAGSLGFSVVVFTICSLLTIFFLLIRRNVGIFGKAELGGPKVPKILSGVYFIVVWILYVLLVSLNVYEYIPGF from the exons ATGTCGTGTGACATATATAACTACAAGTGCTCAGACAAGGGCCTTATTTTGCCCCTCACAAACGAGTACACATGGACTATCGGCTTCAGGGCGTTCATCTACATTGTCGGTCTTCTCTACAGCTTCATGGGGGTGTCCATCATCGCAGACATCTTCATGCAGGCTATCGAGACCATCACAAGTCGCACGGCCAAAATCAAAATGCCGGACGCTTCAAACGATACCGGATATACTGAGGTTGAAGTGAAAACATGGAACGGCACCGTATCCAATCTTACTCTTATGGCGCTTGGTTCCAGCGCACCAGAAATCCTGTTATCCATCATTGAAATTGTTGGAAACGGGTTTCAGTCGGGAGCGTTGGGTCCTAGTACTATCGTGGGTTCTGCTGCTTTCAACTTGATGTGTATCACAGGGGTTTGTGTTCTCAGCATCCCTGAAGGTCTGAACAGACGTATTAAACACGTGAAGGTGTTCGCTGTAACGTCCATATTTAGTGTTTTTGCCTATGTTTGGCTCGCCATCATTTTGCTCGTTATTACGCCCGATTTCATCGACTTGTGGGAGGCAATCGTGACATTGCTGCTCTTCCCTATAATGGTCATCCTCGCATACATCGCCGATAAGGACTACTGTGGCAAAAAACCTATTGATGACGAGAGCAAATTTCTTGACACAG AAGAGGAAAACTTACTAGATGGAGATCATGCTGACAAACATGTCATCATCGAAATTCTCAGG AGACTAAAGAAACAGGATGCGTCTCCAGATGAAATGGCCAGACTAACATCTCACCTAATGGAACAGAACCAATCCCACGGCCGTGGCTGGTACAGGATCAACGCCATCAGAAACCTCTCCGGTGGGACGAAACTGACCACTCCGATGACCGAAAAGACAAGCGAG CTCCTTGAGACGCTACTGATCGAGGATCAGATGGGATCCACTGCATCCTTCACCTCGCTGAGTGACGGCGGTGCTAAATCCATCGTCGAGTTTGCAGCACCATCTACAGCAGTGTTTGAGAAAGATGGCCATGCTCGTATAACTGTGATGCGACATGGCAATCTGAAAAGACGTGTATTGTTCAG AGTGGAGACTATTGACGGTACCGCCGTAGAGGGAGAAGACTACATTTCCTATAAAGAGACACTGGTGTTTGAGCCCAACGAGACAGAGAAACACATCGACCTACAGATCATAGACGACAATATCTGGGAGCCTGATGAGGTGTTCTTTGGCAGGATTACCATTGAGTCTGACCAGCAGGCAACCGCAGTTGTTGGAAGAAGGGCGATAACTCAAATTGTTATTCTCAACGATGATG ATCCGGGAGTAATAGAGTTTGAGCACCCAAGTTTCCTGTTCAAGGAAAGTGTCGGCACAGCTCTTGTTCCGGTCACTAGGATAGATGGCGCTGATGGCAAGGTGTCAGTCAAATGGCGCACGAAAGACATGACGGCTATCCATGGACGAGACTACGAGAACACCGAAGGAACACTCACATTCGATCACGGCGAGAGGGCAAAGTTCATAGAAATCCAGATTAACGACGACAAG GAATTCGAGAAAGATGAAAACTTCGAAATAAATCTGTCTGAAACAACGGGTGGAGCAAAATTGGGGAAGCTGAAGAGGACCGTGGTTACAATCGTAAATGACGATG AATTCACTGGTCTTGTTAGTCGAATCACCAACCTGACCAATGCCAACTTGGATGCTCTTCGGCTGCAGAAACAAACCTGGGGCCAGCAGTTTGTTGAGGCCATGAACGTAAATGGCGGAGATCTGGAAACCGCAACAACATTCGACTATGTCATGCACTTTTTAACTTTTGGCTGGAAG CTTATTTTCGCCTGTGTGCCACCTGCCACAATCTGGGGAGGCTGGTTCTGCTTCGTCGTTGCGTTGATTATGATTGGAATTCTCACAGCTTTCATCGGAGATTTGGCCGCCATTTTTGGCTGTCTCATCGGCTTGGATGACAGCGTCGTCGCCATCACCTTCGTTGCCCTAGGAACGAGTTTACCCGATCTGTTCGCCAGTAGGACAGCTGCACTGAATGAGAAATATGCAGACACAGCCATTGGGAACGTGACCGGAAGTAATGGAGTGAACGTGTTCTTGGGTCTCGGTCTGCCTTGGTCAATGGCTGCTATTTACTGGGCAGCAAGG